AGCTTTTGCTCAAGTTCCTTTGGTATGGTTAAAAGATGTTGAGGGAGAATATGAAAAATTAAATGTTGATGGGGGAGCCATTGCTTTAGGACATCCTCTTGGCGCGACAGGAACAAAATTACTTGTGACCTTGTTAAATCGTCTGGAACGGAATAATGAACGATTTGGTTTGCTTACAATTTGTGAAGGAATGGGGATGGCGAATGCCACTGTCATTGAAAGATTGGAGTAGGACCACGTTTAAAGGGGATGAAAAGGATGAAAGTGAATTTTGCCAGAATGTATCGTGACAACGCATTGAAGCGTCCTGACAAATTAGCATTGGTCAATACTGAAAGAAAAAGGGAATTCACATACAAAGAACTGGACTTATTTACGAATAAAATATGCCATCTGCTAACAGATCATTTTCAACTTGGGAAAGGCGATTCTTACGCGGCGCTACTGGAAAACGATAATATGAGTTTCTTTAATTTCGGCCCTTATAAAACGGAAGTGGCGGGGGTCTGGCTTAACTACCGGGACAATCTTACCGAGCATTTGTATCAGATTGATTATGTGAAACCAAAAGTCATTTTCGTAGAAGACGCAGTGTTGTTGAAGGATGGTTATCTGAACGAACTAAGCAAAAGAGGCATCCGCATTGTTTGCATGGATAGAGGCGATAAAGAACATGAAAATGTTGAATATTTTTGGGATATCATCGAAGGGCAAAGTGATGCGCATATCGATACGGAATACGATATTGACGAGCATGTCATCTTGTATCGTTTTACGGGAGGGACGACAGGACGCGGAAAATGCGCGATGTATACTTTCCGTAACATCTTCGGCACGATCGTACAGAACCATTCCATACCGGACAATATTTACCGAGAAGATACCAAATTCTTGCATATCACACCACTGACGCATGCCACCGGCGCATTTGCTCCACCAACCCATATGAAAGGTGGAATAAATTACACCGTTAATTTACCGGATTTGGAGCTATTGTGCAAAACGATACAAGAATATGGCATCACAGCTACATTTGCAGTTCCAACTTTACTGTATCGGCTGGAAGAGCTCGGATTACACGATAAGTATAATTTGAGCACATTGGATTGTATCTTGTACGGGGCATCACCGATGAGCCCGTCGAAGCTCGAAACGCTTCAGGACAAATTCGGTAATGTTTTTGTGCAAGGCTATGGCTCCACGGAAGCCTTCCCGCCAGTATTAAGTTTGGGAAAAAAAGATCATATCATAAAAACTGACGAAGATCGGAAACGCCTGTCGGCAGCGGGTCAGCCACTGCTGGGAGTCGATATGTTTGTCGCAGATCCAGAAGGGAAAGAAGTTCCGGCTGGTACGATCGGTGAGCTGTGGATTCGCTCAGATTCAGTCATTAAAGGGTATAAAGATGCACCAGAGGAAACGGCTTCCGAATTTGATAACGGCTTCTGGAGATCTGGAGACCTTGGCTATGTTGATGACAAAGGCTATTTTTACATCGTGGACCGCAAAAAGGACATGATTATCACCGGAGGTTTCAATGTATATGCAGTTGAAGTGGAAAATGCAGTCAACTCTCACCCAGATGTCAGCAACTCAGTTATTATCGGTGTCCCTCACGAAGAATGGGGCGAAATTGTGCATGCCGAAGTTGTCCTGAAGAACGGAAGTCAAGCTACTGAACAAGAGATGATTGATTTTGTCGCTGCTAAGCTGCCGAAATATAAAGTGCCAAAATCGATTGTCTTCGTAGATGAACTTCCCACTAGCACAGTGGGGAAGGTGTTAAGACGGTATGTGAAAGAGAAGTATTGGAAAGAAAGTGTTAGAAAAGTTCATTAAAGATTATTCAATAATGCTATTAAATTCGCCTCCAGTATTGAAGATAATAAGCCATATCATGACAAATTGATTTACAAAGGCCTATTCGGTGTGTTGTGGCACGTCGGAAAAATCAAGGCTGCCCGGAAAGTCAGTGTAAACTGATAATCCGGGCACCGTTTTTGTTTCTGTTCATCTATCTTTGGGGTTGATGCTATTTGGCTCTTTCCCAAAATGATTCATCCGCTGTGAATAATATTCCTCGGGAGTCTCCTGAAAAGACAATCCTTTTTCAAATATGGTTTCCGGATCCATTCCATTCGGTTCTCTTTCCGGTTCGTTCCTTGCTGGGTGACCCAATGGAGGCTGCTGTTTTTGCGTTGCTTTATCATTCATGCTGTTTTCCACAAATTCATTTTTGAATTCCTGCTCCTTATCTTCACTTAGTATTTTTTCTTCCCTGAGATCTTTATCCATTTCAATCTCCTCCTTTAATGTATTATCTATGTTTCTCAATTTGGGCTAGTACTGTTCAATTGCCGTTATTAACAAAATCGAAACTAAGCTCTGTCGTATACTAAGTGCATATACATTAAAAGAAAATTCCGTAATTCGTTTAAGGGGTTCTCTTTAAAGGTAAAGCATGATATATTAGCAATACGTTAACAGACTAAAGTGATAAAGCGAGATAATAAAAAAGGAGAGAGATCAATGAGAAAATATATGACATTATTCATCCTTTCAGTAGTTGCATTGTTCGTCGTAACAGGATGTGGCAATTCCAAAACTAACGGAAAGTCGGGCGGGAAAGATGTTCTCGTCATCGGTGTCGATGATAAATTTGCTCCAATGGGCTTCCGAGATGAAAACAACGAACTTACTGGATTCGATATTGAATATGCGAAAGCTGCTGCAGAGCACATGGGAATGGAAGCAAAATTCCAACCGATTGATTGGAAAACGAAGGAAACAGAATTGAGCAGTGGACGAATCGATTTGATTTGGAATGGGTATACAATCACGGATGAACGGAAAGGTAAAGTGCTCTTTACAAAACCTTATTTGGAAAACGCCCAAGTTGTTGCGACGTTAGTGGATTCAGATATTGCAACATTGAAAGATCTGTCCGGCAAAAAAATAGGTTTGCAAGGTCTTTCCTCGGCAGCGGACGCTTTGAATGCCAATCCAATTCATTCTGAAATTAAGTCTGTCTCCGAATATGCGGATAATGTTCTTGCACTTTCTGACTTGAAATCTGGCCGTGTTGATGCGGTCATCATTGACGAAGTTGTCATTGATTATTACATGTCCAAAGAAGAAGGCAAGTTTAAAGTGTTGGACGAGTCCTTAGCGCCTGAGGAATATGGAGTAGGTGTGAAAAAGGGCAACGAAGAATTGCTAGAGAAGCTACAGAACGCTTTAGATAAAATGAATGAAGACGGCAGTGCTGCAAAAATCTCCACGAAATGGTTCGGGGAAGATAAAGTACTTAAATAATGAAACGAGCATGCCGGGTTTTCGATAAGAAAACCTGTTTTGCTTTTTAGAAGGAGTTATCATATGTCTATCGACTATTTCTTATCCATCTTGAAACCGATGCTGGAAGGGGCCCAAGCGACCGTTCTACTATTCCTTGTAGCAATCATTGTCTCAATTCCGCTTGGCTTCCTGCTAACATTGGTTGCTAGAAGTTCCATCAAGCCGTTAGCATACTTGGCAAATACTTATATTTATTTGATGCGGGGAACACCGCTCTTATTGCAACTCCTATTCATCGTTTTCGGTCTACCGCTTATTCCGGTTATTGGGGAGTTTTTAGTGCTTGACCGGTTTGTCGCAGCGTGTTTAGGATTCATATTGAATTATGCAGCTTATTTTGCTGAAATCTTCCGTGGCGGTTTGCTTGCGATCGACAAAGGTCAATATGAAGCTTCCCAAGTGCTCGGCTTAAATCGTTGGCAGACAATGAGGAAGGTTGTACTTCCTCAAATGTTCCGTATTGCATTGCCCGCAGTGGCGAATGAGTCGGTCACTTTGGTGAAGGATACGGCTTTGTTGTACGCGGTAGCTGTCCCTGAACTGTTGCACTTTGCGCAAACAGCTGTCAACCGTGACTTCACCATAACTCCATTCTTGCTTGCAGGAGTCATATATCTACTCATTACGTTATGTTTGACACTGTTCTTCAAATGGTTGGAAAGACGATTGCGGTTCGATTAACTTTTGTTCGGAATAGATACGAGATTATTCGTTATTGAGAAAGAGGAGTGTAAGGCATGCCGATTCTTGAAGTAGAAAACATTAAAAAATCATTCGGCCCGTTGGAAGTACTGAAGCAGATCAGTTTTGAAGTGAATAAAAATGATGTCATCGCTGTCATCGGACCTTCAGGATCGGGGAAAAGCACGATGCTAAGAAGTCTTGTTCATTTAGAAGAACTGGATGGAGGAAGCATTGCGGTAAATGGAAACTATATCGTTAAGGATGGAATTTATTCAAAACCTCAACAATTGAAAGAGATTACATCCAAAATGGGAATGGTGTTTCAACATTTCAATCTGTTTCCGCATTTGACGGTCGTGGAAAACCTTGAACTAGCACCAAAGCTTTTGAAACAGGAAAGCTCGAAACAAACCCGTGAATTGAGCATGGAATTATTGTCGAAAGTCGGCCTGTCAGATAAGGCTGATGTATTGCCGTCCAAGCTTTCGGGCGGACAGAAACAAAGGGTGGCGATTGCCCGTGCCTTAATGAGGAAGCCCGAGATTCTATTGTTCGATGAACCGACTTCTGCCCTCGATCCGGAGTTGACAGGAGAAGTTCTCCGTGTCATGAAGGATCTTGCTCACGAGGATATGACTATGGTTGTTGTCACTCATGAAATGGAATTTGCGAAAGACGTTGCGAATAAAGCGATTTTCATGGATAAAGGCGAAATCGTGGAATCCGGAAGTCCGATCGATTTATTGACGAATCCGCAAATGGACAGGACAAAAGCTTTCTTATATCGCACATTGTCCAAATGAACAGTCAGTTATTATCATGCAGTCGGGAAATGAGTCCCGGCTGTTTTTTCATTTTGACAACAATGTGAAGTGGAGTTTATAGCACGGAAATTATGTTACACTACGGATAGAAATGTATTGTTTAAGGAGATGTTTTCATGAATCAATCCGCAGAAGGGAAGCCGTTTAAAAAACGAAATTACCGGCCTGCCATCATCATTTTATCAGTCGTTTTAATAGGTATAATCGGCATATTGTCGGGGATGCAGGGGGTAGAGAATTTTGATGCGTTCGATGTTACCATCCTCCCGATGTTAAATGCTATTTTCAATAGCTTCACATTCCTCTTTCTAGTCGCAGCTCTCATCGCCATAAAGAAAAGAAATGTAAATGTTCATCAGAAATTCATATATGCCGCATTTTGTACGACAGCATTATTTCTCGTGACTTATGTTGCATTTCATTATTTGTCCCCTTCTACACCATATGGCGGGGAAGGCATCTTAGCTGGAATCTATTATTTTGTGCTTATAACACATATTATTCTTGCTGCGGCAATCGTTCCGCTCGCGTTGACAAGTGTCGCAAGAGCATGGAACAGGGAGCATGAGCGCCATCGTAAAATAGCACGTTGGACGATGCCGATATGGTTGTATGTCAGCTTTACAGGTGTTCTCGTCTATATCATGATTTCACCATATTATTAAAGTAAAAAGGCTGTTCCCGTGTGAGGGAACAGCCTTTATTAATTTAGATAAGCGGGCGATCTGGATAATCCATACGGTGGTTTACATACTCGCCATCTACTAAGACAAGAATTTTGCCTTCATTGAAATAATCATTATAACGATGAGCTTCCTCCTCAGGAATGCCCATTCCGATTAATGCGCCAGCAAGTCCTCCGA
The genomic region above belongs to Sporosarcina sp. Marseille-Q4943 and contains:
- a CDS encoding amino acid ABC transporter ATP-binding protein translates to MPILEVENIKKSFGPLEVLKQISFEVNKNDVIAVIGPSGSGKSTMLRSLVHLEELDGGSIAVNGNYIVKDGIYSKPQQLKEITSKMGMVFQHFNLFPHLTVVENLELAPKLLKQESSKQTRELSMELLSKVGLSDKADVLPSKLSGGQKQRVAIARALMRKPEILLFDEPTSALDPELTGEVLRVMKDLAHEDMTMVVVTHEMEFAKDVANKAIFMDKGEIVESGSPIDLLTNPQMDRTKAFLYRTLSK
- a CDS encoding class I adenylate-forming enzyme family protein, whose protein sequence is MKVNFARMYRDNALKRPDKLALVNTERKREFTYKELDLFTNKICHLLTDHFQLGKGDSYAALLENDNMSFFNFGPYKTEVAGVWLNYRDNLTEHLYQIDYVKPKVIFVEDAVLLKDGYLNELSKRGIRIVCMDRGDKEHENVEYFWDIIEGQSDAHIDTEYDIDEHVILYRFTGGTTGRGKCAMYTFRNIFGTIVQNHSIPDNIYREDTKFLHITPLTHATGAFAPPTHMKGGINYTVNLPDLELLCKTIQEYGITATFAVPTLLYRLEELGLHDKYNLSTLDCILYGASPMSPSKLETLQDKFGNVFVQGYGSTEAFPPVLSLGKKDHIIKTDEDRKRLSAAGQPLLGVDMFVADPEGKEVPAGTIGELWIRSDSVIKGYKDAPEETASEFDNGFWRSGDLGYVDDKGYFYIVDRKKDMIITGGFNVYAVEVENAVNSHPDVSNSVIIGVPHEEWGEIVHAEVVLKNGSQATEQEMIDFVAAKLPKYKVPKSIVFVDELPTSTVGKVLRRYVKEKYWKESVRKVH
- a CDS encoding DUF420 domain-containing protein, which produces MNQSAEGKPFKKRNYRPAIIILSVVLIGIIGILSGMQGVENFDAFDVTILPMLNAIFNSFTFLFLVAALIAIKKRNVNVHQKFIYAAFCTTALFLVTYVAFHYLSPSTPYGGEGILAGIYYFVLITHIILAAAIVPLALTSVARAWNREHERHRKIARWTMPIWLYVSFTGVLVYIMISPYY
- a CDS encoding amino acid ABC transporter permease — its product is MSIDYFLSILKPMLEGAQATVLLFLVAIIVSIPLGFLLTLVARSSIKPLAYLANTYIYLMRGTPLLLQLLFIVFGLPLIPVIGEFLVLDRFVAACLGFILNYAAYFAEIFRGGLLAIDKGQYEASQVLGLNRWQTMRKVVLPQMFRIALPAVANESVTLVKDTALLYAVAVPELLHFAQTAVNRDFTITPFLLAGVIYLLITLCLTLFFKWLERRLRFD
- a CDS encoding amino acid ABC transporter substrate-binding protein; this encodes MRKYMTLFILSVVALFVVTGCGNSKTNGKSGGKDVLVIGVDDKFAPMGFRDENNELTGFDIEYAKAAAEHMGMEAKFQPIDWKTKETELSSGRIDLIWNGYTITDERKGKVLFTKPYLENAQVVATLVDSDIATLKDLSGKKIGLQGLSSAADALNANPIHSEIKSVSEYADNVLALSDLKSGRVDAVIIDEVVIDYYMSKEEGKFKVLDESLAPEEYGVGVKKGNEELLEKLQNALDKMNEDGSAAKISTKWFGEDKVLK